In one window of Nakamurella sp. PAMC28650 DNA:
- a CDS encoding SDR family oxidoreductase — protein MSATVMGCVAVVTGGNRGIGRAFVQELLAGGARKVYCGARDTGDIPAELLDAGAVPLRLDVTAENSVAAAAAAASDVTVVVNNAGLHGKDRLVLAADPTMARQEMEVNYFGPLNMIRAFGPVLAANGGGAIVNVLSVAGAIPTAFMGDYSPAKSAALFLSIIARAELEPQGTSVTALVVGSVDTRMADHVEGIKEDPRDIAITGLKAMARGERVFDTDAMAVQARAKYSLDPVRWEKGMAKVMNNGVMSTRRST, from the coding sequence GTGAGCGCGACCGTCATGGGTTGTGTCGCCGTGGTCACCGGTGGCAACCGCGGGATCGGCCGCGCGTTCGTGCAGGAACTCCTGGCCGGCGGAGCGCGGAAGGTCTACTGCGGTGCCCGCGACACCGGCGACATCCCGGCCGAGCTCCTGGACGCCGGCGCCGTGCCCCTGCGGCTGGACGTCACCGCCGAGAACTCGGTGGCGGCGGCCGCCGCCGCGGCCAGCGATGTCACGGTGGTCGTCAACAACGCCGGCCTGCACGGAAAGGACAGGCTGGTCCTCGCGGCCGACCCGACCATGGCGCGGCAGGAGATGGAGGTCAACTACTTCGGGCCGCTCAACATGATCCGGGCCTTCGGTCCGGTCCTCGCGGCCAATGGCGGCGGTGCGATCGTCAATGTGCTCTCGGTGGCCGGCGCCATTCCGACCGCTTTCATGGGTGACTATTCACCGGCCAAATCGGCGGCGCTCTTCCTGTCCATCATCGCCCGGGCCGAGCTCGAGCCGCAGGGCACCAGCGTGACGGCTCTGGTCGTCGGCTCGGTCGACACCAGGATGGCCGATCATGTCGAGGGCATCAAGGAGGACCCGCGGGACATCGCGATCACCGGGTTGAAGGCGATGGCCAGGGGAGAGCGCGTCTTCGATACCGATGCGATGGCGGTGCAGGCCAGAGCCAAGTACTCCCTGGACCCGGTGCGGTGGGAGAAGGGCATGGCCAAGGTGATGAACAACGGCGTCATGTCGACCCGTCGGTCGACCTGA
- a CDS encoding helix-turn-helix domain-containing protein yields the protein MDPDKQSAAKQITLLEEGGPNAIAMANGIVGDEWTLWIVEMALNGITQYNEWLRAGPISSSVLTARLARLVDADIMERVRYHSRPPRHDYRLTYRGRQMWPILLTMWAWEQRWVNDPSEHLPQMQHTRCGAVFHPILICEACELEVAARDVQGRLGPSGHWSRSVPSAATRRRAHSGTRPDEVVTQTMAIVGNRWSAALIGAAFLGSNRFGEFEQRSGAPPTIVAERLRTFCEIGVLVQSPNPQRPDWVVYRLTDKGRAFYPVIAVQIEWAQRWFHSPDGPPLRMEHLHCHRTFHPRLICSECRERLRGSTVHVLRSTDGST from the coding sequence ATGGATCCGGACAAGCAGTCGGCCGCCAAGCAGATCACCCTCCTCGAGGAGGGCGGACCGAACGCGATCGCCATGGCCAACGGAATCGTCGGCGATGAATGGACCCTGTGGATCGTCGAGATGGCCCTCAACGGCATCACCCAGTACAACGAATGGCTTCGGGCCGGGCCGATCTCGAGTTCGGTGCTCACGGCACGCCTGGCCCGCCTGGTCGACGCGGACATCATGGAGCGGGTCCGGTACCACTCGCGTCCTCCACGGCACGACTACCGCCTGACCTACCGTGGTCGGCAGATGTGGCCGATCCTGCTCACCATGTGGGCCTGGGAGCAGCGGTGGGTCAACGACCCGAGCGAACACCTTCCGCAGATGCAGCACACCAGGTGCGGAGCCGTCTTCCACCCGATCCTGATCTGCGAGGCCTGCGAGCTGGAGGTGGCGGCCCGCGATGTGCAGGGGCGCCTCGGGCCCAGCGGTCACTGGTCGAGGAGCGTCCCGTCGGCCGCCACCCGGCGGCGGGCCCACTCGGGTACCCGGCCGGACGAGGTCGTCACCCAGACGATGGCCATCGTCGGGAACCGGTGGTCGGCCGCACTCATCGGTGCCGCCTTCCTGGGATCCAATCGATTCGGCGAGTTCGAACAACGCAGCGGAGCGCCACCCACCATCGTCGCGGAACGATTGCGTACCTTCTGCGAGATCGGTGTGCTGGTCCAGAGTCCCAATCCGCAGAGGCCGGACTGGGTGGTCTACCGCCTCACCGACAAAGGGCGGGCCTTCTACCCGGTCATCGCCGTCCAGATCGAGTGGGCACAGAGGTGGTTCCACTCACCCGACGGTCCGCCGCTGAGAATGGAGCACCTCCACTGCCACCGCACCTTCCACCCGCGACTGATCTGCAGCGAGTGTCGTGAGCGACTCCGGGGTTCGACGGTCCACGTACTCAGGTCGACCGACGGGTCGACATGA
- a CDS encoding enoyl-CoA hydratase/isomerase family protein — protein sequence MTEMTEMTENIHYEVRDGIATMTIDRPEKRNALSYAMYNALIDRTAEADADPDVRVVILTAVPGQFCAGTDLTELRDVDIDDPGGDREEFRNGKQWYLSDCSKPVIAAIDGPAAGLGVELATLADIRIASTRARFSWIFVRRGLVPDTGAGTWALPRIVGRQHAMHLVLSAEFIDAAHAKEIGFVLDVVEPEDLAARARALAAQIALGSPFAVTRAKRLLNMGASQTRDEHLSTHLDVLTQCQLSADHREGVMAFLEKRPARFTGS from the coding sequence ATGACCGAGATGACCGAGATGACCGAGAACATCCACTACGAGGTCCGTGACGGCATCGCCACGATGACCATCGACCGGCCGGAGAAGCGGAATGCACTGTCGTACGCCATGTACAACGCCTTGATCGACCGCACCGCCGAGGCGGACGCCGATCCCGACGTCCGGGTCGTCATCCTGACCGCGGTGCCGGGCCAGTTCTGCGCCGGGACCGACCTGACCGAACTCCGGGACGTCGACATCGACGACCCCGGCGGCGACCGGGAGGAGTTCCGGAACGGCAAGCAGTGGTACCTGAGCGACTGCAGCAAGCCGGTGATCGCCGCCATCGACGGTCCCGCCGCCGGTCTCGGGGTCGAACTCGCCACGCTCGCCGACATCAGGATCGCCTCCACCAGGGCGCGCTTCTCCTGGATCTTCGTGCGCCGGGGGCTGGTGCCCGATACCGGGGCGGGCACCTGGGCGCTCCCCAGGATCGTCGGTCGGCAGCACGCCATGCACCTGGTGCTCTCCGCGGAGTTCATCGACGCCGCCCACGCCAAGGAGATCGGGTTCGTCCTGGACGTCGTGGAGCCCGAGGACCTCGCCGCACGAGCCCGCGCGCTGGCCGCCCAGATCGCTCTCGGCTCACCGTTCGCCGTCACCAGGGCCAAGCGGCTGCTCAACATGGGCGCCTCGCAGACCCGCGACGAACACCTGAGCACTCACCTGGATGTGTTGACCCAGTGCCAGTTGTCGGCCGATCACCGGGAGGGTGTGATGGCGTTCCTGGAGAAGCGGCCGGCCCGGTTCACCGGCTCGTGA
- a CDS encoding VOC family protein has product MIPVPALRQVVQLAADLPAAIATTRDFLGLHRGFSEEEGMAVLGFEHEVLAIDRTFVEIVAPLIPDSSPGRMLARQGESGYMVVVQVDDLDGVVERGRQLGISPVMRERLDGNPISQWHPRDLGTLAEIDQIDDDRGWHFCPELSDTGSTAVVSNIVGADVAVKDPAATAARWAALLGTSIPDGATTVPLAVGELRFIDMTGGGRGLASAEFARSTADPDRTGRPDRNSEPDRTGRSTTICGVRLTITEQESR; this is encoded by the coding sequence ATGATTCCGGTACCGGCGTTACGCCAGGTCGTGCAGCTCGCCGCAGACCTTCCGGCGGCCATCGCCACGACGAGGGACTTCCTCGGGCTCCACCGGGGGTTCAGCGAGGAGGAGGGGATGGCCGTCCTCGGTTTCGAGCACGAGGTACTCGCCATCGATCGGACCTTCGTGGAGATCGTGGCGCCGCTGATCCCGGATTCCAGCCCGGGCCGAATGCTGGCCAGGCAGGGTGAATCCGGCTACATGGTGGTGGTGCAGGTCGACGATCTGGACGGCGTCGTCGAACGCGGCCGGCAGCTGGGCATCTCGCCGGTCATGCGGGAGCGCCTGGATGGGAACCCGATCAGTCAATGGCATCCGCGGGACCTCGGCACGCTCGCCGAGATCGATCAGATCGACGACGACCGCGGTTGGCACTTCTGCCCGGAACTGTCGGACACCGGCAGTACCGCAGTGGTGTCCAACATCGTCGGGGCCGATGTGGCGGTGAAGGACCCGGCCGCGACCGCCGCGCGCTGGGCCGCCCTGCTGGGCACGTCCATCCCCGACGGTGCCACCACGGTGCCGCTGGCCGTCGGAGAGCTTCGATTCATCGACATGACCGGCGGTGGCCGTGGTCTGGCGTCAGCGGAGTTCGCACGCAGCACAGCAGACCCCGACCGCACCGGGCGCCCCGACCGCAACTCAGAGCCCGACCGCACCGGGCGGAGCACCACCATCTGCGGCGTCCGCCTGACGATCACCGAGCAGGAATCGAGATGA
- a CDS encoding class I adenylate-forming enzyme family protein produces MRLYPDEQVAGFIADGWWSGRTWLDLLAVHVRERPQALSLVDPANRESITDGPPRWLTWTQVDDEVDRLSRSLYRAGVRKDDVVGVQLPNGVELALIYLAVAGLGAITCPFPVQYAQHELAQMGTMAGLTAFVTTARVNRVRPAEQALRLLGRIPTLRTVLAWGRDLPGAVVRLDDDLAKTGRDAEYRAYRSGLDLHPNDCVTLCWTSGTEGAPKGVPRTHGDWQAVALGTISTPGLTVQDILLNPFPMVNAGGMAGMYLPWLMLGATLVQHHLFDLEVLLTQIETERVTYTCAPPAVLNNLIAHPELMARHDLGTLRAVGSGSAPLSAWMIQGWERDRGVEVLNLFGSNEGLCLFGCPDTIPDPADRGRLFPRPGDPTHRWRARAGRETLSRLVDLQTGLDISEPGRPGELRVSSPTVFAGYWATGDPVASPFDEQGYYRTGDIFEFDGAGAHLLVYVDRAKDLISRGGYKVSAVEIESLLLAHPKVAEAAVVGMPDQLLGERICVFVAPRVVGDPPVLRELLELLALEQVARFKWPERLEIVGALPRNPVGKVLKRQLREELRLVSAGSDAPPGTAEPALVTGTWT; encoded by the coding sequence ATGCGCCTCTACCCGGACGAGCAGGTCGCCGGATTCATCGCTGACGGCTGGTGGTCGGGTCGGACCTGGCTCGACCTGCTCGCCGTTCACGTCCGCGAACGACCCCAGGCCCTGTCGCTGGTGGACCCGGCCAACCGCGAATCCATCACCGACGGGCCGCCCCGCTGGCTGACCTGGACGCAGGTCGACGACGAGGTCGACCGGTTGTCCCGCTCGCTCTACCGGGCCGGCGTCCGGAAGGACGACGTCGTGGGGGTGCAACTTCCCAACGGCGTCGAGCTCGCGCTGATCTACCTGGCCGTCGCGGGTCTCGGCGCGATCACCTGTCCGTTCCCGGTGCAGTACGCCCAGCACGAGCTGGCCCAGATGGGCACCATGGCCGGGCTGACGGCGTTCGTCACCACCGCCAGGGTGAACCGGGTCCGCCCGGCCGAGCAGGCCCTGCGCCTGCTCGGCCGCATCCCGACCCTGCGGACGGTGCTGGCCTGGGGCCGTGACCTGCCGGGCGCGGTGGTCCGGCTGGACGACGACCTGGCGAAGACGGGGCGGGACGCCGAGTACCGCGCCTACCGCAGCGGTCTGGATCTCCATCCCAACGACTGCGTGACGCTCTGCTGGACCTCCGGCACCGAAGGCGCCCCCAAGGGCGTACCGCGCACCCATGGTGACTGGCAGGCCGTGGCCCTTGGAACGATCTCGACACCGGGACTCACCGTGCAGGACATCCTGCTGAATCCTTTCCCGATGGTGAATGCCGGCGGGATGGCCGGCATGTACCTACCGTGGCTGATGCTCGGGGCCACCCTGGTGCAGCATCATCTGTTCGATCTGGAGGTGCTGCTGACCCAGATCGAGACGGAGCGCGTCACCTACACCTGCGCGCCGCCGGCCGTGCTGAACAACCTGATCGCCCACCCGGAACTGATGGCCAGGCACGACCTCGGCACGCTGCGAGCCGTCGGTTCCGGTTCGGCCCCGTTGTCCGCCTGGATGATCCAGGGTTGGGAGCGTGACCGCGGGGTCGAGGTGCTCAACCTGTTCGGCTCGAACGAGGGCCTGTGTCTGTTCGGTTGCCCGGACACCATTCCCGACCCGGCCGATCGCGGCCGTCTGTTCCCGCGCCCCGGTGACCCCACGCATCGGTGGCGGGCCCGCGCGGGACGTGAGACGCTCTCCCGACTCGTCGATCTGCAGACCGGCCTCGACATCAGCGAGCCCGGCCGGCCCGGCGAACTGCGCGTCAGCTCGCCCACCGTGTTCGCGGGCTACTGGGCCACCGGGGACCCCGTCGCCAGCCCGTTCGACGAACAGGGTTACTACCGCACCGGCGACATCTTCGAGTTCGACGGAGCGGGCGCCCACCTGCTGGTGTACGTCGATCGCGCCAAGGATCTGATCAGCCGCGGCGGCTACAAGGTGTCCGCGGTCGAGATCGAATCCCTGTTGCTGGCCCACCCGAAGGTCGCAGAGGCTGCGGTGGTCGGCATGCCGGATCAATTGCTGGGGGAACGCATCTGCGTCTTCGTCGCCCCCCGGGTAGTCGGGGACCCGCCGGTGCTGCGGGAGCTGCTGGAGCTGCTCGCTCTGGAACAGGTCGCCAGGTTCAAGTGGCCGGAGCGCCTCGAGATCGTCGGGGCGCTCCCCCGGAACCCGGTCGGTAAAGTGCTCAAACGCCAGCTGCGCGAGGAACTCCGCCTGGTGTCGGCCGGGAGCGACGCCCCACCCGGGACGGCCGAGCCAGCCCTCGTCACCGGGACGTGGACATGA
- a CDS encoding acyl-CoA thioesterase II: MNRHPTAQQHFSPAPRVPAVLDLSRTGPDTFLGPQVSMGMSRVFGGQVLAQGLMAAGRTVTDAKTAHSLHAYFLRAGDPAEPIHYRVERVRDGRRLSSRQVTAEQHGRPIATMTTSFAATGGGVCHQLHPPRSISPEQVPTLEEAAVRWGGLGPAWRGFEALEIRINPLTVDPPVSSRRIGAEQTTDRVWQRVPFPLPPDQLLHQALLVYASDVTILAAALVPHGVSVGCEQIVGGQAWDGVSVDHAVWFHGPVRADEWMLFEQLSPAAQDGRAFTRAQVFAPDGSMVASVAQEGLILDAPEGVGRAAP; this comes from the coding sequence GTGAACCGGCATCCGACGGCGCAGCAACATTTCTCGCCGGCCCCGCGTGTGCCGGCCGTGCTCGACCTCTCGCGGACGGGCCCGGACACCTTCCTGGGCCCGCAGGTCTCGATGGGCATGAGCCGGGTGTTCGGCGGACAGGTTCTGGCCCAGGGCCTGATGGCGGCCGGGCGCACGGTGACCGACGCCAAGACCGCCCATTCGCTGCACGCCTACTTCCTGCGCGCCGGAGATCCCGCCGAGCCCATCCACTACCGGGTCGAGCGGGTGCGTGATGGTCGGCGGCTGTCCTCGCGCCAGGTCACCGCCGAGCAGCACGGCCGGCCGATCGCCACCATGACGACCTCGTTCGCTGCCACCGGCGGCGGCGTCTGCCACCAGCTGCACCCGCCGAGATCGATTTCCCCGGAACAGGTTCCCACTCTGGAGGAGGCCGCGGTCCGCTGGGGCGGTCTCGGGCCGGCCTGGCGGGGCTTCGAGGCGCTGGAGATCAGGATCAATCCGCTGACCGTCGACCCGCCGGTCAGCTCACGACGGATCGGAGCGGAGCAGACCACCGATCGGGTCTGGCAGCGTGTCCCGTTTCCGCTGCCTCCGGATCAGCTACTCCACCAGGCGCTGCTGGTCTACGCCAGCGATGTCACCATCCTGGCCGCCGCTCTGGTGCCGCACGGCGTATCCGTGGGTTGCGAGCAGATCGTGGGCGGTCAAGCCTGGGACGGTGTGTCGGTCGATCATGCGGTGTGGTTCCACGGGCCGGTCCGCGCCGACGAGTGGATGTTGTTCGAGCAACTGTCCCCGGCCGCACAGGACGGCCGGGCCTTCACCAGGGCCCAGGTCTTCGCCCCCGATGGATCGATGGTCGCGTCGGTGGCCCAGGAAGGGCTGATCCTGGATGCGCCTGAAGGTGTCGGACGAGCCGCACCCTGA
- a CDS encoding SDR family NAD(P)-dependent oxidoreductase, translating to MSQSPAGGGPAVSWPDGRAGGADVRTSGPLAGRAGIVTGGGKGLGRAFALSLSSAGAAVVVNNRNREIDAAGLGPADHVVKEIRDAGGTAVADHGDVADPGSVDAVIGTALEHYGRVDFLVTSAAVSNPEMFHKTSPARFDAVTAINIGGTAHLAAACSALMRQAGFGRIVLIASTAGLHGEPTAGAYSASKGAVIALGRCIAVEGARRDVLTNVVLPYATTQMTDAGMDPHHRDLMTAESVAPVVTALVDPTSTVNGQVLVCGGGAMRAAAAVEFGMVAVPPGLTGAGLAALVRESRDAPGRAFETAQAAFGDFAAIVTETLADRCDRSGCDR from the coding sequence GTGTCGCAATCTCCCGCCGGCGGTGGTCCTGCCGTTTCGTGGCCGGACGGTCGAGCGGGCGGCGCGGACGTTCGGACGAGTGGTCCCCTGGCCGGCCGGGCGGGCATCGTCACCGGCGGCGGGAAGGGACTGGGCCGGGCCTTCGCCCTCTCGCTGTCCTCCGCCGGAGCGGCCGTGGTGGTCAACAATCGGAACCGGGAGATCGACGCGGCCGGGCTCGGCCCGGCCGACCACGTCGTGAAGGAGATCCGGGATGCCGGCGGCACGGCGGTCGCCGACCACGGGGACGTGGCCGATCCCGGCTCGGTCGACGCGGTGATCGGTACCGCCCTCGAGCACTACGGACGGGTCGACTTCCTGGTCACCAGCGCCGCCGTCAGCAACCCCGAGATGTTCCACAAGACCAGCCCCGCACGCTTCGACGCGGTGACCGCCATCAACATCGGGGGCACCGCCCATCTGGCCGCCGCGTGTTCGGCGCTGATGCGGCAGGCCGGTTTCGGTCGCATCGTCCTGATCGCCTCGACGGCCGGCCTCCACGGGGAGCCGACCGCCGGCGCCTACTCGGCCAGCAAGGGCGCCGTCATCGCCCTCGGTCGGTGCATCGCCGTCGAGGGTGCACGCCGCGACGTCCTGACGAACGTCGTCCTTCCCTATGCCACCACCCAGATGACCGACGCCGGAATGGATCCCCACCACCGCGACCTGATGACCGCCGAATCGGTGGCACCGGTCGTCACCGCGCTGGTGGACCCCACCTCGACGGTCAACGGCCAGGTCCTGGTCTGCGGCGGCGGCGCGATGCGGGCGGCCGCGGCCGTCGAATTCGGAATGGTGGCCGTCCCTCCGGGTCTCACCGGGGCGGGACTGGCCGCACTCGTCCGGGAGAGCCGCGACGCACCGGGACGAGCCTTCGAGACCGCACAGGCCGCCTTCGGTGACTTCGCCGCGATCGTGACCGAGACGCTCGCCGACCGGTGCGATCGGTCCGGGTGCGATCGGTGA
- a CDS encoding acetyl-CoA acetyltransferase: MSVSSSWVIGGHQTDFARNTVREGSTFADLFTETVASTLVCAHLAPADVDVIHVGNAFGQLFTGQGQLGGMPATVEPALWGVPAVRHEAACASGSMALLGAMAEIEAGRYDVALVVGAEIEKTVDGDLAAQYLGAAAYIGHEGQDASFMWPHMFDRLADEYDRRYGLDDRYVHAIAELNVRNARVNPNAQTRNWTYTADSFSDDDLANPRVEGRVRRTDCSAMTDGAAGVVVVSDRYLAAHPDIAARPRAQILGWGHRTVGLSLQQKLDHSANDAYTLPHLRQTITDAFRRAGIADVDQLDAIETHDCFSMSEYAAIDHFGITGPGDSWKAVDSGDIEIGGRIPINPGGGLIGGGHPVGATGVRMMLDAFKQVTGQAGAYQVENAKTVATLNIGGSTTTCASFVVGSGDE; the protein is encoded by the coding sequence ATGAGCGTCAGCTCCAGCTGGGTCATCGGTGGTCACCAGACCGATTTCGCCCGCAATACCGTGCGCGAGGGCTCGACCTTCGCGGATCTGTTCACCGAGACCGTCGCGTCGACGCTGGTCTGCGCCCACCTCGCGCCGGCCGACGTCGATGTCATCCATGTCGGCAACGCCTTCGGTCAGCTGTTCACCGGCCAGGGTCAGCTCGGCGGCATGCCGGCCACCGTGGAGCCGGCGCTGTGGGGTGTGCCCGCCGTCCGTCACGAGGCCGCCTGCGCGTCCGGATCGATGGCGCTGCTGGGCGCGATGGCCGAGATCGAAGCCGGTCGTTACGACGTCGCTCTGGTGGTGGGGGCCGAGATCGAGAAGACGGTCGACGGCGATCTGGCTGCGCAGTACCTGGGAGCGGCCGCCTACATCGGCCACGAGGGTCAGGACGCCTCGTTCATGTGGCCGCACATGTTCGACAGACTGGCCGACGAGTACGACCGGCGTTACGGTCTCGACGACCGGTACGTGCACGCGATCGCGGAGCTGAACGTGCGCAACGCGCGGGTGAACCCGAACGCGCAGACCCGCAACTGGACGTACACGGCGGACAGCTTCAGCGACGACGACCTGGCCAATCCGCGGGTGGAGGGGCGGGTGCGCCGGACGGACTGCAGCGCGATGACCGACGGTGCCGCCGGCGTGGTCGTGGTCTCGGATCGATACCTGGCCGCCCATCCGGACATCGCGGCCCGGCCCAGGGCGCAGATCCTCGGCTGGGGTCACCGCACCGTCGGGCTGTCGCTGCAGCAGAAGCTGGACCACTCGGCGAACGACGCCTACACCCTGCCCCACCTGCGGCAGACGATCACCGACGCCTTTCGCCGGGCCGGTATCGCAGACGTCGACCAGCTGGACGCGATCGAGACCCACGACTGCTTCTCGATGAGCGAGTACGCCGCCATCGACCATTTCGGCATCACCGGGCCCGGTGACAGCTGGAAGGCCGTCGACAGCGGCGACATCGAGATCGGCGGCCGGATCCCGATCAACCCCGGCGGGGGCCTGATCGGCGGCGGTCATCCGGTCGGGGCCACCGGCGTGCGCATGATGTTGGACGCCTTCAAGCAGGTCACCGGCCAGGCCGGGGCCTACCAGGTGGAGAACGCGAAAACCGTTGCCACCCTGAACATCGGCGGCAGCACGACCACGTGTGCCAGTTTCGTCGTCGGTTCCGGCGACGAGTAG
- a CDS encoding carotenoid oxygenase family protein — MDIEILGRALTTLPADDDHPYRTGPWRPQTVERKADDLPVIGEIPADLDGTYLRNTENPVHPAMEIYHPFDGDGMVHVVGFRDGKAFYRNRFVQTDGFRAEQEAGRPLWAGLAENPAKSPTQTGWGARGRMKDASSTDVVMHNGVALTSFYQCGDLYRLNPTTLETLGKATWNGAFPSDVGVSAHPKLDERTGELLFFNYGTDAPYMHYGVVDQQDNLVHYVDVPLPGPRLPHDMAFTEHYSILNDLPLFWEPAALAGGKYAATFHPDLPTRIAVIPRRGQTSDIRWFEADPTYVLHWVNAYEDGDEIVLDGFFQQDPEPPAGNGTLYQRMFRFLDNELMGPQLHRWRLNLVTGLSKEEPLTESKSEFGMINQQYAGRRHRYSYSATTLPGWFLFNGLIKHDADTGKEERYLFGDGVFGSETAMAPRLGSTGEDDGYLVTIVSDMNHDVSECLVFDAADLTAGPLARVQLPERVSSGTHSTWAPGSMIPDWRSHDDPASALHL; from the coding sequence ATGGACATCGAAATTCTGGGCCGTGCACTGACCACGCTGCCGGCCGACGACGACCACCCCTACCGGACCGGCCCCTGGCGGCCGCAGACGGTGGAACGCAAGGCCGACGATCTTCCGGTGATCGGCGAGATCCCGGCCGATCTGGACGGCACCTACCTGCGAAACACCGAGAACCCGGTCCACCCGGCCATGGAGATCTATCACCCGTTCGACGGGGACGGAATGGTCCACGTGGTGGGTTTCCGTGACGGGAAAGCGTTCTACCGCAACCGTTTCGTCCAGACCGACGGATTCCGGGCCGAGCAGGAGGCGGGGCGGCCGCTGTGGGCCGGCCTGGCCGAGAACCCGGCCAAGTCGCCGACCCAGACCGGTTGGGGGGCAAGGGGTCGGATGAAGGACGCGTCCAGTACGGACGTCGTCATGCACAATGGCGTCGCGCTGACCAGCTTCTACCAGTGCGGCGACCTCTACCGGCTCAACCCGACCACCCTGGAGACCCTCGGCAAGGCGACCTGGAACGGTGCGTTCCCCTCCGACGTCGGGGTGTCGGCCCATCCCAAGCTGGACGAGCGCACCGGCGAGCTGCTGTTCTTCAACTACGGTACCGACGCTCCCTACATGCACTACGGCGTGGTCGACCAGCAGGACAACCTGGTCCACTACGTGGATGTCCCGCTGCCCGGCCCGCGGTTGCCCCACGACATGGCGTTCACCGAGCACTACTCGATCCTGAACGACCTGCCGCTGTTCTGGGAGCCCGCGGCGCTGGCCGGCGGCAAGTACGCGGCCACGTTCCACCCGGACCTGCCGACCAGGATCGCCGTCATCCCGCGCCGCGGGCAGACCTCCGACATCAGGTGGTTCGAGGCCGACCCGACGTACGTGCTGCACTGGGTCAACGCCTACGAGGACGGCGACGAGATCGTCCTCGACGGCTTCTTCCAGCAGGACCCGGAGCCCCCGGCCGGCAACGGAACGCTCTACCAGCGCATGTTCCGGTTCCTGGACAACGAGCTGATGGGACCCCAACTGCACCGGTGGCGGCTGAACCTGGTGACGGGTCTGAGCAAGGAGGAGCCGCTGACCGAGAGCAAGAGCGAATTCGGGATGATCAACCAGCAGTACGCCGGGCGGCGGCACCGCTACAGCTACTCGGCCACGACGCTCCCCGGCTGGTTCCTGTTCAACGGCCTGATCAAGCACGACGCCGACACCGGAAAGGAGGAGCGGTATCTGTTCGGGGACGGGGTGTTCGGCAGCGAGACCGCGATGGCCCCCCGGCTCGGCTCGACCGGCGAGGACGACGGTTACCTGGTCACCATCGTGTCGGACATGAATCACGACGTCTCCGAATGCCTGGTGTTCGACGCCGCCGACCTCACTGCCGGACCGCTGGCCAGGGTCCAGCTGCCGGAACGGGTGTCCAGTGGTACCCACTCCACCTGGGCCCCGGGGTCGATGATTCCTGATTGGCGCAGCCACGACGACCCGGCGAGTGCTCTCCATCTGTAG